GAGCGAATTCCTCGCCGCCCCAGCGCGCCAGAATGTCGGACCCGCGCACGAGCTTCGCCGCCGCCTCGGCGAGGCGCACCAGCGCGCGGTCGCCCGTCTGATGCCCATGGGAGTCGTTGATGGCCTTGAAATTATCGACATCGAACAATACGAGCGAGAGCGGAACGCCATAACGCTGCGACCGCAGCATTTCGCTCGCCAGCGCCTGATCGAATTTGAGCCGGTTGAACAATCCGGTGAGACGGTCGGTGACGGCCTGCTGGCCGAGGTCGCGCGCGAGCTCCTGCAGGCGCAGGCGCTTCTCCATCTGAATGCCGTCCTGCAGACGGCGCTCCTGTCCGATGAGATAGATCAAGGTCATCATCGTCACGAGCAGAGTGACGATGATGCCGAGCACGCGCGACGCGAAAATCTCGCGCGTCGGCGTCGCGATCGCCACCGACCAGCCCTCCGTGTCGATGAAACGACGCCGTATGTAGCCCTGCTCGCCTTCGAGCGCGACCCAATTGGATTCGCCGAGCTCTCGTTCGAGCAGAGGTCGATCGTCGAGCGCGCCATAGCGGCGCTCGGCCTCGCGCAACCTCTCCGTCGAGAGCGGCCACATCGGCCGCGACATATCGGCGTCGCGATTGGTCATCGCCACCACGCCGTCGGAGTCGAGAAGAAAATAGGGCCGGTCGAATCGGCGCAGATCGGCCTGCAGGGCGACGAGCGGCTTTCCGAGCACGGCGACGCCGACGACGCCGCCACTCGTGTCTCTTATCGGCGCGCTCGCATGATAGACCACGTCGCGATTGGTCGAATCATAGGTCATGCAGCGGCTCGCGACGCCGCCGATCGCCTCGCGAAACGAGCGATGCGACGCATAATCTCCGCCGATGGGCGCCTTCTCCCCCGAGGCGGCGGCGGAAGCGACGATGCCGCCGGAGGCGTCGAGGAGCAGTCCCCTTTCCGCGCCCGAGGCGTCGACATGGAGCTGCAGAGTGGCTCGCGCCGCCTCATTCGCCTGCGGCGCCTCGCCCTCGCCGGTCGGCCGCACCGAGGGCGCGCCGGCGAGCGTCGCCGCCATTCCCGAGAGGGCCGCCGTCTCGCCGACGAAGCGGCTGGCGAGCAGATCGAGATCGCTGCGCGTCTCCGCTTGAACATTGCGCTGATAGACTGCGCCGAGGAAATCGGTGAGGCCCCAGCCGCAGAGCAGGATCGCCATCATCGCCGCAATGGTCCAGACGAACTGCCGGCGCAGATAATCGGCGAAACGC
This genomic window from Methylosinus sp. H3A contains:
- a CDS encoding sensor domain-containing diguanylate cyclase, producing the protein MRETISAFFDAQLDFIFFFYGLAFLLLGAICFAVAGEGPRRAGWVMLGLFGYAHGAVEWLDLLALVIGDGFAFEFARKALMTASYLLLLEFARSEAVAAGDGKPGRWIHVPLALIIIVVAAVAGLASAAAVARYMIGFVGALGAALVFAGGAPALAAAARPYAYLAAAGFALYAFCAGLVVAPAPFWPASALNSDRFVAVTGVPIQLLRGLLACVIAFSVWSIRQHQLAQELSSRRFADYLRRQFVWTIAAMMAILLCGWGLTDFLGAVYQRNVQAETRSDLDLLASRFVGETAALSGMAATLAGAPSVRPTGEGEAPQANEAARATLQLHVDASGAERGLLLDASGGIVASAAASGEKAPIGGDYASHRSFREAIGGVASRCMTYDSTNRDVVYHASAPIRDTSGGVVGVAVLGKPLVALQADLRRFDRPYFLLDSDGVVAMTNRDADMSRPMWPLSTERLREAERRYGALDDRPLLERELGESNWVALEGEQGYIRRRFIDTEGWSVAIATPTREIFASRVLGIIVTLLVTMMTLIYLIGQERRLQDGIQMEKRLRLQELARDLGQQAVTDRLTGLFNRLKFDQALASEMLRSQRYGVPLSLVLFDVDNFKAINDSHGHQTGDRALVRLAEAAAKLVRGSDILARWGGEEFALLTPGVDGSAALKAAEKLRASIERLGVEEIDGVTCSFGVTQFTPDDSAEEFVGRADEALYLAKLRGRNRVEMVSRSPASGGLS